The genome window CGGCTCCGATCACGACCGAGGTCGCGGCCGAGGCGATACCGGCCATATTGTGATGCTCGGCCAGCCAGTAACGATTGTAGCCTAGCCGTTCGGCGTGGCGGGCCAGGTCGATGGTGTTGGCCAGGGCCCGGGACACATCGGACCCATCGGGCACCGGCGCAAGGTCAAGAATCGAGAGCGTCGTCATCCCCGCCATATGGGGATGACGGTCCCTGCGGCAATCAGGCGGCGTTGGCGGCCTTGCCCTTGGCCCTGGCGGCCTGGGCGTCTTCATGGGCGCGCATGCCGATGGCGATCAGCTCGGCGGCCTCGCCAGCGTCTCCCCAGCCCCGGACCGTGACCGACTTGCCCTTTTCCAGGTCCTTGTAGCGGCTGAAGAAGTGCTCGATCTGCTCGACCAGGATGGTCGGCAGCTGCCGATAGCTGGCAATATCGGTGTAGTAGGGGTTCAGCTTGTCGACCGGCACGGCCAGGATTTTTTCGTCGCCACCGGCCTCGTCGACCATCTTCAGCACGCCGATCGGGCGCGAACGGATGATGCAGCCCGGCACCACCGGCGTCGGGTTCAGCACGATGACATCGCAGGGGTCACCGTCGTCCGACAGGGTATGCGGAATGAAGCCGTAGTTGCCGGGATAGTACATCGACGTATGCAGGAAGCGATCGACGAACAGGGCACCCGAGGCCTTGTCCATCTCATACTTGACCGGCAGGCCGCCCTGCGGGATTTCGATGACGACGTTGATGTCCCAGGGCGGGTTGGGTCCGACGGGAATAGCGTCGAGGTTCATACCGGGCTCGATTGTGCGACTGCGAAAGAGAGGCAGGCGTGATAGGGCCTGCAGCGCTGCACGGCAAGCCGCGATGGCGGGCCGCGCGCATGGAGACAGCGGAGCAATGACGGCAATCGACGGGCTGGGACTGGCGCTCTTCTTCCTGTGCTGGCTGGGGTACGACCCCTTGCTGCGCGTCCTGGCCCACCGCAGCGGATCGCTGAACTCGGACATGCTGACCATCCGCCATGCCTGGATGACGGCGATGACGCACCGGGAGATCCGGCTTCTGGACAGCCAGCTTCTGGGGCATTCGATCAATTCGGGTTCGTTCTTTGCCTCGTCCAACCTGCTGCTGATCGCAGGGGTCGGCGGCATCCTGTTCGGCGGGGATCAGGCCCTGCAGGGGTTCACCGCCGTCGGCGCGGAGGATGTGCCGGTCAAGCTGCTTGAGGCCAAGCTGGGCCTGGTGCTGCTGTGCCTGGCCCGAGGCCTACTCGATTTCATCTGGTCGATCCGGCAGATGAACTATGCGCTGGCCCTGATCGGGGCCGCGCCGGAAGTGCATTCGGAGGGCGACCGGATCGCCTTCGGTGAGGCCACGGCCGAGGTGCTGAACCCGGCGCTTGCCGCCTTCAGCCAGGGGGTCAGGGGATACTATTTCGCCCTGGCCGCCGCCGCATGGCTGTTCGGGCCGATCTGGCTGGCGGCCGGGGTGCTGTCGGTGTTCGCCCTGCTGGTCTGGCGTCAGTCCGCCTCGCCGGCCGCCCGGGCGATCCGTACGGCAAGACGGCTGATCGAGGTCAATCGCGCGTCCGGAACCTGACATTTTGCACTGCAATATGATTGGCGGTCATAGGGAGCGTCCGTTTCCCGCCGTGAAATCGCTTGCATCGCGCCACACGGGCATTTCGGTCGGTAACACGGCGTGATCGCAGGCGCGTTAAACCTTGCTTGACGTATTGTGCATTGCAACCTAGCTTGAACTTCGACGCCTCCGGGCGTCTTGCCCTTCCTGGGCGTTTCCTCCCTATAGACTTTATGCCGCGCCCTCGGGCGCGGCTTTTTTTGGCCGCTGTCACAGTTTGTCGGCGGCCAGTTCCGCGATCACCCCGGCCAGGGCAGACCTGAAGCTCTCATACTCCGACGAAGGCTCCAGGGTGCGCTCGTCCAGATAGAGGGCGCGGTTGATCTCCACCTGTAGCGCTTCATATCCAGCCCCCGGTCGCCCCCAGTGCTGGGTGGCATAACCGCCGGCATAGGGCGCGTTCAGCCCGACCCGCCACCCCCGGGCCTCGAAAAGGGCGCGCGCCCGACGTGAGGTCGCCGACCGGCAGGCCGCCCCGTGACGGTCTCCCAGGATGATGTCCACGCTCCTCTGCCCCCGGCCGGGCACACCGGCCGCCCGGGACGGCATCGAATGCCAGTCGACCAGCATGGCCATGCCGTGACGGTGCCTGGCCGCAGCCATCAAGGCCTGCAAGGCCGCATGGTAAGGTGTGTGAACCCGCGCGATCCGGCCCTCGGCCTCGGCCAGCGAAAGGCGGCGGTCATAGAGCGGGGTGCCGTCACCCGCACGCCGCGGAACCACCCCGAACCCCGCGGCGACCTTGCCGGTCGGTTCGGCCATCGGCGCATCCTCGATCAGGACCGGATCGATCTCGGTCGGAGATCGATTCAGGTCCAGATAGGCGCGCGAGATCCGGGCGCTCAGGACCGGAACACCATGGTCGGCGCCGACCGCGATCAGGCGATCGACGGCCACGTCCTCGGCGCTTCTCAGAGTCAGCGGGGACAGGCCGGGGACCGAACGCATGTCATCGGGCCTGTGAGCCCCGGAGTGCGGCGAGGCGAAGACCAGACGCCCCGCCGGTCCGCCGGGCCAGACGATGTCGAACACGTCGCCCGACGGGATCGAAGGCGGCGGATGTGGGCTCGGCTCAGGGGTCACCCGACCCGCATAGACTGTTTTTGCCCGTCATCCACAGCCCGGCCGGTCGCCGGATCGATGAATTTCATGGCCGGTTTACCGTTCTCGGCCTAGCCTGTTGGCCTGAACCGGGGGACGACGAAAGCATGGCGCGCATTCTGCTGGCCGAAGACGACTCATCGCTGCGAGGTTTCCTGACCCGGGCGCTGGAACGGGCGGGACACGAGGTGGTGGACTGCGAGAATGGCGACGAGGCCATCGACGCTCTGGAAAGTGGTCCCTACGATCTTCTGCTGACCGATATCGTGATGCCCGGTGCCGACGGGATCGAGGTCGCCCGCGTGGCCGCCGCCCGTCAGCCCGGCCTGCGCATCATGTTCATCACCGGCTTCGCGGCCGTCGCCCTGAGCGCGGCCCAGGCCAGCCCCCAGGCCAAGGTCCTGTCCAAACCCGTCCATCTGCGCGACCTGGTCGCCGAGGTCGACAAGATGTGCGCGGCGGCCTGAATATCGCCCCGGTTTCGCCCTTGCGGCCTTCGCATGGGCTGGGGTATAGACCCCTCCTTCCCGTTCCGGACCTGTCCGGAACCGTCTTGGCGGATGCGTAGCTCAGCGGGAGAGCACCTCGTTGACATCGAGGGGGTCACAGGTTCAATCCCTGTCGCGTCCACCATTCCTTTCCCGTCCAGACCGCGCCGCCCGACCGGCCGCAGCGTTGTCAGAGCCGGGTGCGCAGCGACCACAGCTCCGGGAAGCACCGCCGCTCCAGCGTCGATGACAGATAGCCGACGCCGTCGGTCCCGCCTGTGCCTCGACGGCGTCCGATGATGCGCTCTACCGTCACCACATGCTTGTGCCGCCAGGTGACCAGGGCGTCGTCCAGATCGACCAGCTTCTCGGCCAGCTGGTACAGCTCCCACCATCGGCCGGTGTCGCGATAGACCTCCAGCCAGGCGGCCTCGACGGCCTCGTCGGGCACATAGCGCTGACTGACGTCGCGGTTCAGGACGGCCTCGGGCACCGGCATGCCCGCCGCTGCCAGTTGCGACAGGGCGTCGTCGTAGAGACTGGGCGCGGCCAGGGCGGCCGACAGGGCGGCGTGCGCCTCGGGCCGGTCTTCCTGGAACACCAGGAATTTGGGATCCTTCAGGCCCAGCATGGTCTCGAGACGCCGGAACTGGTCGCTCTGGAAGCCGGAACTGGACCCCAGCACGCCCCGGAACATCAGGTAGTCCGCCGGCGTCATGGTGGCCAGAATGTCCCAGCTCTGGGTCATCACGGCCTGGATGCGGCTGACCCGGGCCAGGCTCTTGTAGGCCGGAACCAGGTCGCCCGAGCGCACCAGGGTCTTGGCCAGGGCGACTTCATGCAGGATCTGCTTGAGCCACAGCTCCTTGGCCTGGTGAATGACGACGAACAGCATTTCGTCGTGCTGGTCGCTGAGAGGGTTCTGGGCCGACAGCAGCCGGTCCAGGTCCAGATAGCGCGCATAGGTCATGTCGGCGGGGGGCGTGTCGCTCATGCGCCGCTGTATCGGCTCCCGGGGCCTCGACCTCAACCCATGAGAAGGGCACGGGCGACGCCGGACGTGACGACGCGAGCCATCGCATCAGCACATCTAGGCTGAACGCGAGCCCTGAATGCCCGGACAGGCGCGGTCCAGCGCGCTCGACCACCGGCGCACGGCGGCGACGAACACGGGGTTTCCGGACAGGCTGCCGAAGATGTCCGTCATGGCGAGAACGGGTCCGGGGTCGGGTGCCCGGGACCGCGCGCGTGCCCTGAGATCGTCTGCCAGGGGATGGCGCAGGACCAGCGCCCCATCGCCGATCGTCGCCAGCCGACGGATCCAGGCCGCCACGGCGATCGCCAGCCGGTTGAAGGGTCGCCCCTGTTCCAGTCTGTCCCGGATGGGATCGAGCAGCAGATTGAGCGACGCATCGGTGTTGATCCGTTCGAGCGTGTCCTCCAGCGTCCGGTTGGAAAACCGCTTCACCAGCCTGTCCTGATAGGCCTGAAGATCGACCGGCAGGGCCGCCGGCAAGGTCGGTGCCGTTTCCCGGCGCATCAGGGCGCGGATGTAGCGCTCCAGTCGCGGATCGCGCATCGCCTCGGCGACCATTCGATGACCCGCCAGCCAGCCGACGGACGCCAGGGCCAGATGGCTGGCGTTCAGCAGCCGCAGCTTCATCTGCTCGAACGGTTCGACGTCGGCCGTGAACTGGACCCCGACGGCCTCCCAGTCCGGACGGCCGTCGGCGAAATCATCCTCGATCACCCACTGGGTGAAGGGCTCGCAGAAGATGGGCCAGCGATCCGCGATGCCGTACGCCGCCTCGAAGGCCGCGACATCTGCGGGCCGCGTCACGGGCGTGATGCGATCGACCATGGTGCCGGGAAACCGGGCATGGGTGCCGATCCATTCGGCCAGCCCGGCGTCGATCCGCCCGGCCAGGGCCAGCACCGCATTCCGGAGCAATCGCCCGTTCCCGGGCAGGTTATCGCAACTCAATGCGGTGAAGGCAGGCCGGCCCGCGTCCCTGCGACGACGGCAGGCTTCGACCAGGATCCCGATCGGGCTGGTCGGCGCGCGCGGCGTGGCCAGATCGGCGACGATGGCGGGATGGGAGAAGTCCAGCCGACGGGTTTCGGCGTCCAGGCAGTAGCCGGTCTCGCTGACCGTCAGGCTGACGATCCGGACGCCGGGAGCCTGGATTCGGTCCAGAACCCTGTCCACAGCTCCGGGCCCCAGGATGTCGGTGATGGAGCCGACGACCTGGGCCGATGCGCGATCGTCGTCGCGCTCGATCAGGGTGTAGAGGCCGTCCTGTGGCCCCAGCGCCTCGCACACGCGGGCGTCGCCGGGCATCAGGCCCACCCCCACGATACCCCAGTCCATCGCCTGTCCCCGGTTCATCAGGGCATGGACGTAGCGCGCCATATGGGCGCGATGGAACGCGCCGGGCCCGATGTGGACTATACCGGGCGTGATGGCCCGGGGGTCGTAGGTCAGGCCGGCGATGTCACGGGGCAGACGGTCCAGCGTCGCGCGTGACAGCCGGGGCGCGGTCACGTCCGTCCGGGTGCGGCCCTCGCGGCAAGGGCGAAGGCGATGAGCGACAGGATGCTGGACGCCAGGCTGACCCCCGCGAGCGACGGCGCGAGCGCACCGGGCCCTCCGATCGCCTCGCTGATGACGGTCACCAGCGAGGGGGCCACGCCGAAGCCGATGAAGGACCCCACGACGACGAATGAGCCCAGACACAGGGCACGGAACTGGTTGGGCACCAGAACGGCGATGGCGGTGCCGGTGATCAGGCCCGTCGCCGTGCCGGCCAGCAGCAGGATCGTCAGCATGATCGCAAAGCCGGGCACGGCCGGCATGATCGGAAACAGGGCGGCGGGCACACCGATGGCGGAGGCGACGACGGCGGTCATCAGCAGGCCCCCCCCGCCCGCGCGCTTCAGACCGGCATCGGCCGCAAAGCCACCCGCGAGGGTGCCGACCAGACCGGAGCCCAGCAGGACCAGACCCATCCAGGCACTGAAGTCAGCGGGCTGCAATCCATAGGTCCGCATCAGAACGGGCGTCGCCCAGATGCTGGCCGAGGCATCGGCCATGATGACCGTGATCTGGCCCACGAACAGCGGTACCAGCAGGCTGCGCCGCGCCCACAGGGCGCCCATCGATGCCCCGAACCCGGCACCGGCGCTGGCGACCTCCTGGCGGACCGGCTCGCGAAGCATCAGCAGCGGCAGGACCAGGACCAGGCTGAAGCCCGCGAAGATCAGCTGGGTCGCGCGCCAGGCGGCCATGCCGAAAAGCGGATCGGGCCGGCTCGACAGAACCGTGAACAGCGCGCCGCCCAGGGCGAAGGCCAAAGCCAGGCCGACCACCTTGCCCATCGACAACAGCAGCAGCGACCGGCCGCGCGTTTCGGGCGGGGCGAGGTCGGCCGCAATCGAGATCGCCACGGGCAGGACGACGGTCAGGCCCAGAGCGGACAGCATCCGGGCGGCGAACAGGAGTTCAAAGGAGGTGGCGAAGGCGGTCGCCGCGGCCCCGAGGCTCCAGAGGACCGCGAGCACTCGCATCATGCGCACACGGTTGCTGTGATCCGCCATCCAGCCGATCGGGATCGACAGCAGGGCGGCGGGCACGGCCGTCGCCATACCCTGGGCCAGACCCAGCTGCAGGTCACTCATGCCCAGGTCGGTGCGGGCGAACTCCTGCACGGGACTGAACGCCGCCTGGATGGCGCAGCCGCTGGCGATGCTGAGCGCCAGGATCGTCAGGGTCAGGCCGACCGCGCGCGGCCGGGCGACCTCGCGCCCGGGTTGGGGGGCCGCCGGTATGACGGCGGCGGAAGGATCATGCATGGACCGTCTCCGGGTGCGAGAGCCCTCGCAGGATGTCGCCGATCGAGGCGTCGAAATGGGCGTCCATGGCCTCGATGGCGGCCTCGACGTCGCGGTTCAGAATGGCGCGGGCCAGCGCCCGGTGACGCTCGAGAGTCGAGACCCGATCTTCCTCGGCGACCCGGGTCTTCCAGGCGGCGGGGACGGCCTCCTCCATCAGCGGCCCGAACGAGGCCACGATCTGGACGAACAGGGCGTTCCTGCCGGCGCGCGCGATGGCGGCGTGAAAGGCGATGTCGTGGGCGGCGACCCTGGTCATGTCGTCGTGGTCGCGATCCATGGCCTCGGCCAGATCGACGATGACCTGGGCTTCGGCATCGGTGCGGTTCTGGGCGGCGAGAGCGGCGGTGCGAAGCTCGATGGTCCGGCGAACGTCCCAAACCTCGGCGACCGAGATCTGGGCCGTGGAGACCGCGTGGTCGAGGGAGCTGGCGATCACGGCGCCGTCGATCGCACTGACACGCGGTTTTCGGCCATTGCCGACATCGATCAGACGCAGCGCCGCCAGCACGCCGAAGGCTTCGCGCATGACGGCCCGGCTGACACCCAGCTTGACGGCGAAATGCCCCTCGCCCGGCAAGGAGTCGCCGACGCGGAGCCCCTCGGTCCGAATATGATTGCGAACGGTGTCGATGGCCCGCTGGACGAGAGAGCCGCCCTCGCCTCCGGTCGGGCCGCTCATGCTCACGGCACTCATCAGGCGGCGATCCGGGCGGCGCGATAGTCCGACGGAGACTGGCCGAAACGACGCCCGAAGGCCCGCGCGAAGCTGGCGTTGTTCAGATAGCCGTTCTCATAACCGACCGAGGACACCGGCAGGTCGGTGGTGGCCAGCATCAGACTGGCCTGGGTCAGGCGGCGCTCGGCCAGCGCCTCGGCGACGCTGCAGGCGAACATCTGGCGAAACCCTCGGGTCAGCTTTTCGCGGTTGAGACCGCATTGGGCGGCGATGCCATGCAGGGAAAGCTTCTCCCGCCATTGTTCGTCGATCAGTCGGCGTGCGGTCAGCAGACGCAGGCTGTCGGCGCGCGACATGTCGCTGTCGCCCGCGACCGGCACCATGACGCCCTTGTCCAGGGCGCTCCAGGTCTCGCACAGCAGCTCGATCGACTTGGCGGTACGATAGATGTCACCGGCCTCGCTGACGCGTTCACAGTCGCGCAGGGCCAGGGCGATGGCCCGCAGGTCGCTGGGCAGATGATAGGTCAGGCGGTCGTCGGCACCGGGCAGGGTGAGGGCGCTGATGCGCGCCAGCCCCGAGGCTGCGATCAACAGCAGGATGCGGGTGACGCCCGTGTCCTCGCCGACGAGGTCCTGCGCATGGGCGATCCCCGCGAGGGTCAGGGTCGCCGGCGTGTCGATGGTGCCGAAGCCGAAGACGGCGGCGACCGCCGCGTCGGGCATGGGGAAATCGGCGAACGGCCCTCGACCGATCAGGACGGTGAGTTCAGGCGAAACGACGAGGCAGCGACGGGCCACGGCCACGGGCGGCGACTGATCCATGATGTTCCTCCCGCCTCTCTGCGGAGGCTGAAGCCACGGTGGACCTATCTGACAGGTTTCGCAATAGCTATCTGATAGGTTGGCTACAGCGTGAAGATCTTGCCCGGGTTGAACAGGTTCTGGGGGTCCAGGGCCCGCTTCATCGTGCGCATGATGTCGACCGCATCGCCCAGCTCGGCGACCAGCCAGTCCTGCTTGCCCAGACCGATGCCGTGTTCCCCGGTGCAGGTGCCGTCCATGTCGAGGGCGCGCTGGACCAGGCGACGGTTCAGGGCCTCGGCCTCGGCCGCCTCTTCGGGCTTGTCCGGATCGATGACGAAGACGACGTGGAAATTGCCGTCGCCGACGTGGCCCAGGATCGGACCGGGGATGGAGGCGGCCTCCAGATCCTTCTTGGTCTCGGTGATGCATTCCGCCAGGCGGCTGATCGGAACGCAGACGTCGGTGGGCCAGCCGACGCAGCCCTTGCGCAGGCCGATCGCAGCGTAATAGGCCTCGTGCCGCGCCTTCCACAGCCTTGCGCGCTCTTCGGGCAGGCTGGACCACTGGAACGCTCCGCCGCCATTGTCCGACGCGAGGGCCGAGACGGTCGCCACCTGCTCCTCGACATAGCGCTCCGAGCCATGGAACTCGAAAAAGAGCGTCGTCTTCTCCGGATAGTCGAGGTTGGACCAGGCGTTGACGGCCCGCATCTGGACGTCGTCCAGAATCTCGACCCTCGCCAGCGGCACGCCGAGCTGAATGGCCTGGACGGTCGTATCGACCGCCCCGGCCAGGGTCTCGAAGCTGCAGACCGCCGACAGGATGGATTCCGGAATGCCGTGCAGCCGCAGGGTGATCTCGGTGATGATGCCCAGCGTGCCTTCGGACCCCACGAACAGCCGCGTCAGGTCATAGCCGGCCGCCGACTTCCTGGCCCTGCGGGCCGTGCGTATGTCCCGTCCATCCGGCGTGACGACCCGCAGCGACAGCACCGCCTCCCGCATGGTGCCGTAGCGCACGGCATTGGTGCCCGACGCCCGCGTCGAGGCCATGCCGCCGATGGTGGCATTGGCCCCCGGATCGATGGGGAAGAACAGGCCGACGTCGCGCAGGTGTTCGTTCAACTGCTCGCGCCGACACCCCGCCTGGACCGTGACGTCGAAGTCCTCGGCATTGACCTGGACGATCTGGTCCATCAGCGACAGGTCGATGGTCAGGCCGCCGTTGACCGGGGTCGTATTGCCCTCGATCGAGGTGCCGGCGCCATAGGCGATGATCGGCACGCCCGCGGCCCCGCACAGCTTGACCGCCGCCACCACCTCCTCGGTCGAGAGGGCGAAGACGACCGCGTCTGGCAGCACGGTGTGGAAATGCGCCTCGCTGGCCCCGTGCTGGGCCCGCATCGCCTCGCCGAGGTGAAGCCGGTCACCGAACACTCCCCGAAGGCTTGCGATGAAGCCGTCGGGGAGGCGGGTCGACTCCAGCGAGAGAGGCAAGGCGTTCACTGTCGTTCCAACCCGGGCTGACCTAGAAACTGTACCCCACGCGGACCCCCACGCGCCGACCGTCACCGACCTGCCCCAGGCTGCCCAGCGCCGGCAGGCCGGCGGCGGTCAGTGTCGAGGAATCGATGTAGGACTCATAGTAGTCCTCGTCGAACAGGTTGTTGGAGAAGACGGCGAACTCCATGCCGTTGACGCGATAGGAGATCGTCGCATTGGCGAGGAAATAGCTGTCCAGTTCAGGGGCGAAGGTGCTCGACAGGCCTGCGCCGATCCGGTCGCCCTTGCCGACGATGCCGCCCGAGAAGGTCAGCTCTCCCTGACCCAGCGGGACGACGTAGTCGCTCTGCAGGCTCAGGGTCCAGTCCGGCTGGAACGGGATGCGGTCGGTGGGCAGCAGGCGGCCGGTCGTCTGACGGTACCGTGTGTCGTCGGTGATCCGGGCATTCTGCAGCAGGCCACTGGCCCGGATCGTCCAGGCGTCGGTCAGGTCGGCCGTGATCTCGGCCTCGACGCCATACGATCGCGCGTCGCCGGTGTTCAGATTGATCCCGACGATCCCGGCCCCGGTGGTCGAGGGCGCCAGGCTGTTGGCGGCGATGATGTCCTTGTAGTCGTTGTAGAAGACCGCACCCTGCAGGGAGATCCGCCGGTCCTCGGTGCTGAGCTTGGTGCCGACCTCGTAGGTCCAGACCGAGTCCCCGTCATAGGTCAGGTTCGGCGCGCCCGGACCGTTCGTGCCGCCGCCCCGGAAGCCACGCGCGATCGAGGCGTAGATCATGTGGTTGTCGTCGAGACGCTTGCGCAGCGCGATCCGGGGCTGGACCTCCTCGGCCTCGTAGCGGGAGTTGCGCGCACTCTGGAAATCGATCGTCTGGCGATCGTAGCGAAGACCGACGGTCAGCTCGAGGTCCGGCTGGATGTTCCAGAACGCCGTGCCGAAGACGGCCCAGATGTCCGCGTCGGAGTTGGCGAAGGCCGGGACCGTCAGACCCGCCGGTACCACCAGGGTCGCCGAGGTCTGGTCCTGGGTCTGGTTCGACCTGAACACGCCGATCACCGAGGTGAGGTCGTCGCTCCAGCGGCTGTCGATGCGCGCCTCGACGCTCCTTGTTTCCAGCGTATTCTCGGCGGTCGAACGGAACAGGTTGATCGACTGGAAGTCGCCGTCGCTGTCGCTGTCGGCGTCGCGCTTGTCGTAGGAAGCGATGACGGTCAGATCGTGCTGCGCGTTCAGCGGCAACTGGAGACGGCCGTTGATGCCGTTGTATTCGTAGTTGGCGATGCTGCGGAAATTGGTCCTCGCATCGTCGATGTAGACGGTCGGTCCCGTGGTGACGGCATAGAGCGGGTTGGTGCCGTTCACCTCGTCATGATAGGCGTTCAGGTTGATGACCGCGGGCCCGGCCTGCCAGCGCAGCGCGCCGCGGATGGTGTTCTGCTCGAGCCGGTTGGCGTCGTCGAAACCCAGCAGGCTGTTCTCGATAAAGCCGTCGCGCCGCTGCGTGCCGACCGACAGACGACCGGCCAGGACGCCCGGAATGATCGGACCTGCGACGGTCCCGCCGACGATGTAGTAGCTGTCCGGTCCGGCATAGGTCGCTGTCAGCTTGCCCTCGGGCACGTCCGACGGCTGCCGGGTCGTGACGTTGATGGCCCCGCCCAGCGTATTCTGCCCGAACAGGGTCGACTGCGGCCCCCGCAGCACCTCGATCTGTTCGACCGCCAGGGTCGGGCTGTTCAGATAGGAGGTGTTCTGTTGATAGACGCCGTCCACGAAGATGCCGACGCCGGGCTGAACCGTGTCCAGCAGGGTCGTGCCGATGCCCCGGATCGAGATGAAGGCGCGTCCGGCGGCGTCGGAGTTGATGTTCAGGCCCGGCGTGACGGCCGCGATGTCGCGGATCGAGGTGAACTGCCGGCTCTCCAGCGTCTCGGCGGTGACGGCGGTGACCGCCACCGGGACGTCGATCAGACGCTCGGACCGCTTGCGGGCCGTGACGATGATGTCGTCGACCGCGGCCGCCTGTTCGGTCGTTGCCGGCTGGCCCTGCGTCTGAGCCGAGGCGACGCCCGTGGATATGGCAGCCAGACCGACGCCGGCCGCAAGGATCGTCATGAAGCGCATTGTGTGTTCCGCCCTGATAGCGCCGGATCTGCTCCGGTCGTTGGGACGACGGTGCACGGAATGCGACCTATCTGAAAGGTCGCTGATTGTGCCGATCCGCAGTCAGACTTGGCACGACGTCCGTCAGGCCCGTCGCCGGATCACTCGCGCCACGTCGCCGCGATCGGAAAGTCCGTGTCCGGCCCGGCCCGGCCTTCGGCCAGACGGTAGACCTGTCGCGTGTCCGCGTCGTACGCGGGCCAAGGGGCCGAGCCGTCACGGGCGAAGTCGATCCAGATCCCGTGGATGCGATCGGCCAGGGCCTGCAGCGGCACTGTCGGGCCCAGGATCCCCTTCGGCCCGGCCGCCGTGGCCAGGGTGTTGAACACGAACGGAATGTCCACCGCGTGACAGGCCCCCAGTTCGCCGCCCATCGCCGGCGAGCGCCAGTCCATCTCGTAGAAATGCGTGCGCCCCTGATGGGCCTGGGCATAGGCCCGGGCCGGCCAACGGAATA of Brevundimonas subvibrioides contains these proteins:
- a CDS encoding tryptophan 2,3-dioxygenase, giving the protein MSDTPPADMTYARYLDLDRLLSAQNPLSDQHDEMLFVVIHQAKELWLKQILHEVALAKTLVRSGDLVPAYKSLARVSRIQAVMTQSWDILATMTPADYLMFRGVLGSSSGFQSDQFRRLETMLGLKDPKFLVFQEDRPEAHAALSAALAAPSLYDDALSQLAAAGMPVPEAVLNRDVSQRYVPDEAVEAAWLEVYRDTGRWWELYQLAEKLVDLDDALVTWRHKHVVTVERIIGRRRGTGGTDGVGYLSSTLERRCFPELWSLRTRL
- a CDS encoding DUF599 domain-containing protein, translating into MTAIDGLGLALFFLCWLGYDPLLRVLAHRSGSLNSDMLTIRHAWMTAMTHREIRLLDSQLLGHSINSGSFFASSNLLLIAGVGGILFGGDQALQGFTAVGAEDVPVKLLEAKLGLVLLCLARGLLDFIWSIRQMNYALALIGAAPEVHSEGDRIAFGEATAEVLNPALAAFSQGVRGYYFALAAAAWLFGPIWLAAGVLSVFALLVWRQSASPAARAIRTARRLIEVNRASGT
- the ppa gene encoding inorganic diphosphatase, translating into MNLDAIPVGPNPPWDINVVIEIPQGGLPVKYEMDKASGALFVDRFLHTSMYYPGNYGFIPHTLSDDGDPCDVIVLNPTPVVPGCIIRSRPIGVLKMVDEAGGDEKILAVPVDKLNPYYTDIASYRQLPTILVEQIEHFFSRYKDLEKGKSVTVRGWGDAGEAAELIAIGMRAHEDAQAARAKGKAANAA
- a CDS encoding helix-turn-helix transcriptional regulator, whose amino-acid sequence is MDQSPPVAVARRCLVVSPELTVLIGRGPFADFPMPDAAVAAVFGFGTIDTPATLTLAGIAHAQDLVGEDTGVTRILLLIAASGLARISALTLPGADDRLTYHLPSDLRAIALALRDCERVSEAGDIYRTAKSIELLCETWSALDKGVMVPVAGDSDMSRADSLRLLTARRLIDEQWREKLSLHGIAAQCGLNREKLTRGFRQMFACSVAEALAERRLTQASLMLATTDLPVSSVGYENGYLNNASFARAFGRRFGQSPSDYRAARIAA
- a CDS encoding MFS transporter, which codes for MHDPSAAVIPAAPQPGREVARPRAVGLTLTILALSIASGCAIQAAFSPVQEFARTDLGMSDLQLGLAQGMATAVPAALLSIPIGWMADHSNRVRMMRVLAVLWSLGAAATAFATSFELLFAARMLSALGLTVVLPVAISIAADLAPPETRGRSLLLLSMGKVVGLALAFALGGALFTVLSSRPDPLFGMAAWRATQLIFAGFSLVLVLPLLMLREPVRQEVASAGAGFGASMGALWARRSLLVPLFVGQITVIMADASASIWATPVLMRTYGLQPADFSAWMGLVLLGSGLVGTLAGGFAADAGLKRAGGGGLLMTAVVASAIGVPAALFPIMPAVPGFAIMLTILLLAGTATGLITGTAIAVLVPNQFRALCLGSFVVVGSFIGFGVAPSLVTVISEAIGGPGALAPSLAGVSLASSILSLIAFALAARAAPGRT
- a CDS encoding FadR/GntR family transcriptional regulator, with protein sequence MSAVSMSGPTGGEGGSLVQRAIDTVRNHIRTEGLRVGDSLPGEGHFAVKLGVSRAVMREAFGVLAALRLIDVGNGRKPRVSAIDGAVIASSLDHAVSTAQISVAEVWDVRRTIELRTAALAAQNRTDAEAQVIVDLAEAMDRDHDDMTRVAAHDIAFHAAIARAGRNALFVQIVASFGPLMEEAVPAAWKTRVAEEDRVSTLERHRALARAILNRDVEAAIEAMDAHFDASIGDILRGLSHPETVHA
- the cpdR gene encoding cell cycle two-component system response regulator CpdR, coding for MARILLAEDDSSLRGFLTRALERAGHEVVDCENGDEAIDALESGPYDLLLTDIVMPGADGIEVARVAAARQPGLRIMFITGFAAVALSAAQASPQAKVLSKPVHLRDLVAEVDKMCAAA
- a CDS encoding N-formylglutamate amidohydrolase → MTPEPSPHPPPSIPSGDVFDIVWPGGPAGRLVFASPHSGAHRPDDMRSVPGLSPLTLRSAEDVAVDRLIAVGADHGVPVLSARISRAYLDLNRSPTEIDPVLIEDAPMAEPTGKVAAGFGVVPRRAGDGTPLYDRRLSLAEAEGRIARVHTPYHAALQALMAAARHRHGMAMLVDWHSMPSRAAGVPGRGQRSVDIILGDRHGAACRSATSRRARALFEARGWRVGLNAPYAGGYATQHWGRPGAGYEALQVEINRALYLDERTLEPSSEYESFRSALAGVIAELAADKL
- a CDS encoding mannitol dehydrogenase family protein yields the protein MTAPRLSRATLDRLPRDIAGLTYDPRAITPGIVHIGPGAFHRAHMARYVHALMNRGQAMDWGIVGVGLMPGDARVCEALGPQDGLYTLIERDDDRASAQVVGSITDILGPGAVDRVLDRIQAPGVRIVSLTVSETGYCLDAETRRLDFSHPAIVADLATPRAPTSPIGILVEACRRRRDAGRPAFTALSCDNLPGNGRLLRNAVLALAGRIDAGLAEWIGTHARFPGTMVDRITPVTRPADVAAFEAAYGIADRWPIFCEPFTQWVIEDDFADGRPDWEAVGVQFTADVEPFEQMKLRLLNASHLALASVGWLAGHRMVAEAMRDPRLERYIRALMRRETAPTLPAALPVDLQAYQDRLVKRFSNRTLEDTLERINTDASLNLLLDPIRDRLEQGRPFNRLAIAVAAWIRRLATIGDGALVLRHPLADDLRARARSRAPDPGPVLAMTDIFGSLSGNPVFVAAVRRWSSALDRACPGIQGSRSA